One window of Vicia villosa cultivar HV-30 ecotype Madison, WI unplaced genomic scaffold, Vvil1.0 ctg.000455F_1_1, whole genome shotgun sequence genomic DNA carries:
- the LOC131628444 gene encoding phosphatidylinositol 4-phosphate 5-kinase 8-like gives MLMRHLHKSDSDIRKHSFNLSSDSSQNQTHFSIQVTPFSSPYSPNSPTLFHFHNEQRFSNNNPSSPSQTPPHKTHSPFTSKFTTLKILTRLHFIIFLSLTSLYFLISQPTLLDFVLVLVLSSALFVSINLALPRLPSIRLFLTRSFSKNLSSTNSHQPVIWSIGSKHEELKSLNSGSWVQVYSNGDVYEGEFHKGKCSGSGVYHFHMSGRFEGDWVDGKYDGYGVETWARGSRYRGQYRKGLRHGIGIYRFFGGDVYTGEWCNGHCHGFGVHTCSDGSHYVGEFKWGVKHGLGQYHFRNGDIYAGEYFADMMHGFGVYRFQNGHRYEGAWHEGRRQGLGMYTFRNGETQCGHWQNGILDNPKRQDNHIESPCAVDHAKVSKAVQDAHCAAEKASSISKMDEMVNKVAAAANKAANAARVAAVKAVQNTIHNNDSNQ, from the exons ATGTTAATGCGTCACCTTCACAAATCGGACTCTGATATCAGAAAACATAGCTTCAACCTCTCTTCAGATTCATCTCAAAATCAAACCCATTTTTCAATCCAAGTTACACCTTTTTCTTCTCCTTATTCACCAAACTCACCAACGCTTTTTCATTTTCACAATGAACAACGCTTCTCCAATAACAACCCATCTTCACCATCTCAAACACCTCCACACAAAACCCATTCACCCTTTACCTCAAAGTTCACAACTTTGAAGATTTTAACTCGTTTGCATTTCATCATCTTCCTTTCCTTAACCTCACTCTACTTTCTCATTTCACAACCAACTCTTCTAGATTTCGTTTTGGTCCTCGTTTTGTCCTCAGCACTTTTCGTTTCTATCAACCTAGCACTCCCTCGTTTACCCTCTATTCGATTGTTCTTGACACGTTCATTTAGCAAGAACCTTTCTTCAACTAATTCTCATCAACCTGTTATATGGTCAATTGGGTCAAAGCACGAGGAGTTAAAGAGCTTAAATTCTGGATCTTGGGTTCAGGTTTATAGTAACGGTGATGTTTATGAAGGTGAGTTTCATAAGGGGAAGTGTTCAGGAAGTGGTGTTTATCATTTTCATATGAGTGGGAGATTTGAAGGGGATTGGGTTGATGGAAAGTATGATGGGTATGGCGTTGAAACGTGGGCCAGAGGAAGTAGGTATCGTGGACAGTATAGGAAGGGTTTGAGACATGGAATTGGAATTTATAGGTTTTTTGGTGGTGATGTTTATACTGGTGAATGGTGTAATGGTCACTGTCATGGGTTTGGAGTTCATACTTGCAGTGATGGGAGCCATTATGTTGGGGAGTTTAAATGGGGTGTCAAACATGGACTAGGCCAGTACCATTTCAG AAATGGAGACATATATGCTGGAGAATATTTTGCCGACATGATGCATGGATTTGGAGTTTATCGATTTCAGAATGGTCATCGATATGAGGGTGCTTGGCATGAAGGAAGAAGACAAGGGCTAGGAATGTACACATTCAGAAATGGGGAAACACAGTGTGGTCACTGGCAGAATGGAATTCTTGATAATCCTAAAAGGCAAGACAATCATATTGAGTCTCCATGTGCTGTAGACCATGCCAAGGTTTCCAAAGCTGTCCAG GACGCTCATTGTGCGGCGGAGAAAGCATCGAGTATATCAAAGATGGATGAAATGGTGAACAAAGTAGCAGCTGCAGCTAATAAAGCGGCAAATGCAGCTAGAGTTGCAGCTGTAAAGGCTGTGCAGAATACAATCCACAACAATGATAGTAATCAATGA